Proteins from a genomic interval of Candidatus Binataceae bacterium:
- a CDS encoding CoA transferase produces the protein MAAKLPLDGIRIADFTWVWAGPYCTLQLAHLGAEVVRIETRTRPCITRLIPPWPEGKPGLNRSGYFNQYNQGKRSLSLNFKQPEAHEIARKLIARSDVVVNNFAHGVMDKMGFGYDVLKKIKPDIIMISLSGYGDTGPYRDYIAYGPAQVPLSGLSALTGYKGWPPMHSGFSYADPNAGVHGAFAILAALVHRRKTGEGQYIDMSQWECAMALLPEGILDYTFNGREPERIGNADPLMAPHGIFKCLDRPEQILGITIDQFVAIACVNDEDWGRLATVMGQPMLAGDAKFATLVARKTNEDELEALITAWTSTRRAADVAESLQQAGIAAAVVADNKYLAEEDPHLRARDYWVALEHPEVGVRQHAGVPWKLSRTPTVVRAPAPQIGQHTDQILSELLGYSAEEIERLRSRGALE, from the coding sequence ATGGCGGCAAAACTTCCCCTCGACGGCATCCGTATCGCGGATTTCACCTGGGTCTGGGCCGGGCCTTACTGCACCCTGCAACTTGCCCATCTCGGCGCCGAGGTCGTGCGCATCGAAACCCGCACCCGCCCCTGCATTACGCGCCTGATCCCCCCATGGCCCGAGGGCAAGCCGGGCCTCAATCGCTCCGGTTATTTCAACCAGTACAATCAGGGCAAACGTTCACTCTCGCTCAATTTCAAACAGCCCGAGGCCCATGAGATCGCGCGCAAGCTAATCGCGCGCAGCGATGTCGTCGTCAATAACTTCGCGCACGGCGTGATGGACAAAATGGGCTTTGGCTACGACGTGCTGAAGAAAATCAAGCCGGACATCATCATGATCTCGCTCTCCGGCTATGGCGATACGGGACCCTATCGCGACTATATCGCCTACGGCCCGGCACAGGTTCCCCTCTCGGGCCTATCCGCGCTGACCGGCTACAAGGGCTGGCCCCCGATGCATTCCGGCTTCAGCTATGCCGATCCCAATGCGGGCGTGCACGGCGCGTTCGCGATTCTCGCAGCGCTCGTCCATCGCCGCAAAACCGGCGAGGGTCAGTATATCGATATGAGTCAGTGGGAATGCGCGATGGCGCTGCTGCCCGAGGGCATCCTCGACTATACGTTCAACGGCCGCGAGCCCGAACGGATCGGCAACGCCGATCCGCTAATGGCGCCGCACGGCATCTTCAAGTGCCTCGATCGGCCCGAACAGATTCTCGGCATCACGATTGATCAATTCGTCGCGATAGCCTGCGTGAACGACGAAGACTGGGGTCGCCTCGCAACCGTGATGGGACAGCCGATGCTCGCCGGCGACGCAAAATTCGCCACGCTCGTAGCGCGCAAGACCAATGAGGACGAACTCGAAGCGCTGATAACGGCTTGGACGTCAACTCGTCGTGCCGCCGACGTTGCCGAGAGCTTGCAGCAGGCCGGCATCGCGGCTGCCGTGGTCGCCGACAACAAATATCTGGCCGAAGAGGATCCGCATCTGCGCGCGCGCGATTACTGGGTCGCGCTCGAGCATCCGGAAGTCGGCGTAAGGCAGCACGCCGGCGTTCCCTGGAAGCTCAGCCGCACGCCGACGGTTGTCCGCGCGCCCGCCCCGCAGATTGGGCAGCATACCGATCAGATATTAAGTGAATTGCTTGGTTACAGCGCAGAGGAGATTGAGCGGCTGCGCAGCCGGGGCGCACTCGAATAG
- a CDS encoding zinc ribbon domain-containing protein, which produces MPIYEYECDACHRRTSVLTLRVSEKAKPQCGKCGSKKLHRLMSRFAMPRSEESRMDALADPSNFGDLDEKDPKSLARAMRKMGREMGDEFGGPEFDDAVNELESGGDLGSDDDAGGGDDDDL; this is translated from the coding sequence ATGCCGATCTACGAGTACGAATGTGACGCATGCCATCGCCGCACCAGCGTTCTGACCCTGCGGGTCAGCGAAAAGGCCAAGCCGCAGTGCGGGAAGTGCGGCAGCAAGAAGCTGCATCGCCTGATGTCGCGCTTTGCGATGCCGCGCAGCGAGGAATCGCGGATGGACGCGCTGGCCGACCCCTCGAACTTCGGCGACCTCGACGAGAAGGATCCGAAGAGCCTCGCGCGGGCGATGCGCAAGATGGGGCGCGAGATGGGCGACGAATTCGGCGGCCCGGAATTCGATGACGCGGTCAACGAACTGGAAAGCGGCGGCGACCTCGGCAGCGACGACGACGCGGGTGGCGGCGACGATGACGATCTCTGA
- a CDS encoding energy-coupling factor transporter transmembrane component T codes for MQTSLYIEQKSLIHRLHPVVKLFALFIIFWSAFWVDQPLVLAPLAIAMVVLARVSGAWQNFYAFRWFMLLMIPPTMIQWMVVYRQGPALVHLGFIHLSLPSLLFGFGKGLKLAELLAGSILFLSTTTIEEFSTSLVSLRVPYRVAFAMSLAFRLVPLFMDSALTVVQAQGLRGYDFNRGNLFERMRRYVPTLIPVFMGALRRVNNMAMALEARGFGMGAQPTSLGQYEVRALDCTAFAILLAVGVLYFLFYLGGYGTIATK; via the coding sequence GTGCAGACCTCGCTCTACATCGAGCAGAAAAGCCTCATCCATCGCCTCCATCCGGTGGTCAAGCTCTTCGCGCTCTTTATCATTTTCTGGTCAGCCTTCTGGGTCGATCAGCCGCTGGTGCTGGCCCCGCTCGCGATCGCGATGGTCGTGCTCGCGCGCGTCAGCGGCGCGTGGCAGAACTTCTACGCCTTTCGCTGGTTCATGTTGCTGATGATTCCGCCGACCATGATCCAATGGATGGTGGTCTATCGTCAGGGCCCGGCACTCGTCCATCTGGGCTTCATCCATCTAAGCCTCCCGTCGCTTCTGTTCGGTTTCGGCAAAGGGCTGAAGCTCGCCGAGCTGCTCGCCGGCTCGATCCTGTTTCTTTCGACCACAACCATCGAGGAGTTCAGCACGAGCCTCGTGAGCCTGCGCGTACCCTACCGCGTCGCCTTCGCGATGAGCCTCGCCTTCAGGCTGGTCCCGCTCTTCATGGATTCGGCGCTTACGGTTGTACAGGCCCAGGGGCTGCGCGGCTACGACTTCAATCGCGGCAACCTCTTCGAGCGGATGCGCCGCTATGTGCCGACGCTCATCCCGGTCTTCATGGGTGCACTGCGACGGGTTAACAACATGGCGATGGCGCTCGAGGCGCGCGGCTTCGGGATGGGCGCGCAACCGACCAGCCTCGGACAGTATGAAGTGCGCGCGCTCGACTGCACCGCCTTCGCAATTCTACTCGCCGTCGGCGTCCTCTACTTTTTGTTCTATCTGGGTGGTTACGGCACGATCGCGACAAAATGA
- a CDS encoding CoA transferase — translation MPAALSSLKIVEVGEMVSAPYAAKLMADLGAEVIKIERPGIGDGARRRGPFPGGTSHQEKSGLFLYLNANKYGVTLDLARAEGMELLDRLCADADILIHNVAPPDMARIGLDFARMRRVNPRLVMTSITPYGLTGPWRDWRAEDLTLWSAGGICVINGGGMDHPEMPPLRAFGSQSGFQGGVHGAVATLGAVMAALRDGEGQHVDVSIQESLAAQLELFFEYWPYMGVIANRLGRKPIQPLEAMQCKDGWIYLCCVEEHQWRAFVEVMGNPEWANEEIFADRLKRADNWEALRIFLEEYVSHQTVLDLYKKVQAKRVPFAPVSTMGDLLNSEHLKARGFFVEIPHPEAGTHKYPGAPLKYSATPWEIRLPAPVLGQHNAEIFGARLGLSAARLAELQRAGVI, via the coding sequence ATGCCCGCAGCATTATCCAGTCTCAAAATAGTCGAAGTCGGCGAGATGGTGTCGGCGCCCTACGCCGCCAAGCTGATGGCGGACCTCGGCGCCGAGGTGATCAAGATCGAACGTCCAGGTATCGGTGACGGCGCCCGTCGCCGCGGACCCTTCCCCGGCGGCACGTCGCATCAGGAGAAGAGCGGGCTCTTCCTCTATCTTAACGCCAACAAGTATGGCGTAACTCTCGATCTGGCGCGGGCCGAGGGGATGGAGTTGCTCGATCGGCTGTGCGCCGACGCCGACATTCTGATCCACAATGTTGCTCCGCCGGACATGGCGCGTATCGGGCTTGATTTCGCGCGGATGCGCCGGGTTAATCCGCGCCTCGTCATGACCTCGATCACCCCCTATGGACTGACCGGTCCCTGGCGCGATTGGCGCGCCGAGGACCTTACGCTCTGGAGCGCCGGCGGTATCTGCGTAATCAATGGCGGCGGGATGGATCATCCGGAGATGCCGCCGCTGCGCGCCTTCGGCAGCCAATCGGGCTTTCAGGGCGGGGTGCACGGCGCCGTCGCGACGTTGGGGGCCGTGATGGCGGCGCTGCGCGACGGCGAAGGCCAGCACGTTGACGTCTCGATTCAGGAATCCCTAGCCGCGCAGCTCGAACTGTTCTTCGAGTACTGGCCGTACATGGGGGTAATCGCTAATCGGCTCGGCCGCAAACCGATCCAGCCGCTGGAGGCGATGCAGTGCAAGGACGGCTGGATTTACCTCTGTTGCGTGGAAGAGCATCAGTGGCGCGCTTTCGTCGAGGTGATGGGTAATCCCGAATGGGCGAATGAGGAGATCTTTGCCGATCGCCTTAAGCGCGCGGATAACTGGGAGGCCTTGCGGATTTTTCTCGAGGAATACGTCTCGCATCAAACTGTACTTGATCTCTACAAAAAGGTGCAGGCGAAGCGGGTGCCGTTCGCCCCGGTGTCGACCATGGGCGACCTGCTGAACTCCGAGCATCTCAAGGCGCGCGGCTTCTTCGTCGAAATCCCGCATCCCGAGGCGGGCACGCACAAATATCCGGGCGCGCCACTCAAATACAGTGCGACGCCGTGGGAAATTCGGCTGCCCGCGCCGGTCCTCGGCCAGCATAATGCTGAAATTTTCGGCGCTCGCCTCGGTCTGAGCGCGGCGCGCCTCGCTGAACTGCAACGCGCGGGAGTCATCTGA
- a CDS encoding YciI family protein, translated as MLFVIIGYDGPEGARLRPSVRPAHLENLKPLIDQKRLIIGGPFTDGAGSLMIVEMETQAEAEEFIRNDPYVKQGVFARVEVRPFRQVAP; from the coding sequence ATGCTTTTTGTCATAATCGGTTACGACGGACCCGAAGGGGCTCGGCTGCGACCTTCAGTGCGGCCGGCCCATCTCGAAAATCTCAAGCCGCTAATCGACCAGAAACGCCTGATTATCGGCGGCCCCTTTACTGACGGCGCGGGCAGCCTGATGATCGTCGAAATGGAGACTCAGGCGGAGGCCGAGGAATTCATCCGCAATGATCCGTATGTGAAGCAAGGGGTTTTCGCCCGCGTCGAGGTGCGACCCTTTCGCCAGGTTGCTCCTTAA
- a CDS encoding SDR family oxidoreductase produces MAGLLQNKAALVTGGGSGIGRATSLLLAKEGAKIMIADYVPKGAEETVKMIKDAGGVASCVAADVSVTTQVEMMVNKTIETYGRIDCAFNNAGIEGKFSDTVQCTEDNWDRVVAIDLKAVWLCMKYEIPQMLKQGGGTIVNTASIAGLVGFNGIPAYVAAKHGVVGLTKTAALEYAQKNIRVNCVCPGVIRTPMVERAIDGGGFTEADVIMSEPIGRLGKPEEIAAGVLWLLSDAASFVTGHPLVIDGAWIAR; encoded by the coding sequence ATGGCAGGACTTCTACAAAATAAGGCCGCGCTCGTGACCGGCGGCGGCTCGGGAATCGGGCGTGCGACTTCGCTCCTACTCGCGAAGGAAGGCGCGAAGATCATGATCGCGGACTACGTGCCGAAGGGCGCGGAAGAGACCGTCAAGATGATCAAAGATGCGGGCGGCGTCGCGAGCTGCGTGGCCGCCGACGTCTCGGTCACCACGCAGGTCGAGATGATGGTCAACAAAACCATCGAGACCTACGGCCGCATCGATTGCGCCTTCAACAACGCCGGCATCGAGGGCAAATTCTCCGACACCGTCCAATGCACCGAGGACAACTGGGACCGCGTGGTCGCGATCGATCTCAAGGCTGTCTGGCTCTGCATGAAGTACGAGATTCCGCAGATGCTCAAGCAGGGCGGTGGCACGATCGTCAACACGGCGTCGATCGCGGGGCTGGTCGGCTTTAACGGAATCCCGGCCTACGTCGCGGCCAAGCACGGCGTCGTCGGCCTGACCAAAACCGCCGCGCTCGAGTATGCGCAGAAAAATATCCGGGTGAATTGCGTCTGCCCGGGCGTGATCCGCACCCCGATGGTCGAGCGCGCGATCGACGGCGGCGGTTTCACCGAAGCCGACGTCATCATGAGCGAACCGATCGGGCGCCTCGGCAAGCCGGAAGAGATCGCCGCGGGCGTC
- a CDS encoding SDR family oxidoreductase yields MAGLLDDKVAFVTGGGSGIGRATALRLAREGAKIMIADYVPESAEKTVKLIKDAGGNASCVAADVAIAQQVEAAVDKTVETYGRLDCAFNNAGIEGTIAETTAYPEESFDRTIAINLKGVWLCMKYELPQMLKQGSGTIVNTASTLGLVAMETAGAYVASKHGVVGLTRTAALEFAQRNIRVNCVCPGFIRTPMIERALDKNMVDEASMVAIEPVGRLGKPEEIAEGVLWLCSDAASFVTGHTLTIDGGWTAR; encoded by the coding sequence ATGGCAGGGTTACTTGACGATAAGGTGGCGTTCGTTACCGGCGGCGGCTCGGGAATTGGCCGGGCGACTGCGCTCAGGCTCGCGCGCGAGGGCGCAAAGATCATGATCGCTGACTACGTGCCCGAGAGCGCGGAGAAGACGGTCAAGCTGATCAAGGATGCGGGTGGGAACGCAAGCTGCGTCGCGGCCGACGTCGCGATCGCACAGCAGGTCGAGGCCGCGGTCGACAAAACCGTCGAGACCTACGGGCGGCTCGATTGCGCCTTCAACAACGCTGGCATCGAGGGCACGATCGCCGAGACCACCGCCTATCCCGAAGAGAGCTTCGACCGCACCATCGCGATCAATCTCAAAGGCGTCTGGCTTTGCATGAAATACGAGCTTCCGCAGATGCTGAAGCAGGGCAGCGGCACGATCGTCAACACCGCCTCCACGCTGGGTCTGGTCGCGATGGAGACGGCGGGCGCTTATGTCGCCTCCAAACATGGCGTCGTGGGTCTGACGCGGACGGCGGCACTCGAGTTCGCGCAAAGGAATATCCGGGTCAATTGCGTCTGCCCGGGCTTCATCCGCACACCGATGATCGAGCGAGCTCTCGACAAGAACATGGTGGACGAAGCTTCAATGGTCGCGATCGAGCCCGTTGGGCGTCTCGGCAAGCCCGAAGAGATCGCCGAGGGTGTGCTGTGGCTATGCTCGGATGCGGCCTCGTTCGTCACCGGACATACGTTAACGATCGATGGCGGCTGGACCGCGCGTTAA
- a CDS encoding QueT transporter family protein — protein MSPATAVIGATALAPTPSEASGHELRLMWRNTRMVVLCVLSAALYAAILVPFKVVPLIPGVTELRPGNAIPVVCSMLFGPAAAWGSAIGNMIGDFFYGVGPGDIFGFFGNLAFGYIPYKVWSLLAAPGESAMHLMAPRTFAKYFAACLSASVLCAVTVGWGDNLLALRPFWLLGNVIIFNNMLAAMVLSPLLLAAVYPRVRAAHLLYSDVMPELRPRRKSIRLAGFAMLLGGEVSAWLAGNLIATGRWVPRFLPAAYALAPYNKAIAVVVSPLVLIAFAGMMLL, from the coding sequence GTGAGCCCCGCGACTGCCGTTATCGGCGCGACCGCACTAGCGCCCACGCCATCCGAGGCGAGTGGCCACGAGTTGCGCCTGATGTGGCGCAACACCCGGATGGTCGTGCTGTGCGTGCTCTCAGCGGCGCTCTACGCCGCGATCCTCGTGCCCTTCAAGGTCGTGCCGCTGATCCCGGGAGTTACTGAGCTGCGGCCCGGCAACGCGATCCCGGTCGTCTGCTCGATGCTCTTTGGTCCTGCCGCCGCATGGGGTTCGGCGATCGGCAATATGATCGGCGACTTCTTCTACGGTGTCGGTCCGGGCGACATCTTCGGATTTTTCGGTAACCTCGCCTTCGGTTACATCCCCTACAAAGTCTGGAGCCTGCTCGCGGCGCCGGGCGAAAGCGCGATGCATCTGATGGCGCCGCGCACCTTCGCGAAATACTTCGCTGCCTGTTTGAGTGCGAGTGTACTCTGCGCCGTCACCGTCGGATGGGGCGATAACCTGCTCGCGCTGCGCCCGTTCTGGCTCCTCGGCAACGTCATCATCTTCAACAACATGCTGGCCGCGATGGTGCTCTCGCCCCTGCTGCTCGCGGCGGTCTATCCGCGCGTGCGCGCCGCGCATCTGCTCTATTCCGACGTGATGCCGGAGCTGAGGCCCCGTCGCAAATCGATCCGTCTGGCCGGCTTCGCGATGCTGCTCGGCGGCGAAGTGAGCGCCTGGCTCGCCGGCAATCTGATCGCGACCGGCCGCTGGGTGCCGCGCTTTCTCCCCGCCGCCTATGCGCTGGCGCCCTACAACAAAGCGATCGCGGTGGTGGTCAGTCCGCTGGTGCTGATCGCGTTCGCCGGCATGATGCTTTTGTGA
- a CDS encoding energy-coupling factor transporter ATPase yields MKPPAATLEQVSFAYRGSDRPALRDIDLVLKPGEMVGIMGASGAGKSTLVKCLNRLVPSFEDGDFHGVLKLAGREVGDARVCELAPMVGMVFQDFEAQLFSTNAGFEVAFAMQQIGMARDEILARIAPALAAVGLAGFDARDPTSLSGGEKQRLAIAAVLALRPQVIIFDEPTSDLDPEGRAEVLALIHRLRSDGLSLIVIEHEAEELRACDRIIMMRDGAIIVQDSPAAVLTRLDLLEACGVHPPDLNRALALLGIAEHADSVEAAERLVRQRLSMKDGLAPAPDRDSPVAPTPAQSAVTTPLAEVRALSFAYANKRPVIDSINLKIAPGEFIAIVGQNGSGKTTLAKHLVGLLKPASGVVLLAGRDRAAMRPVESAPLAGYVFQNPDHQLFAATVEDEVAFGPRNFGLDAAEVEQRVTEVLRAVNLEDARARDPFLLGKGERQRLAVASVLALRPRILILDEPTTGLDYREQRRMMGLIADLNRAGIAIVIITHTPWLVAEYAHRVVLLRQGRMLFDGPVREFFAQDALLRESSFRPPEITSLARRFGFTALSVEEFVAIVRARSAAE; encoded by the coding sequence GTGAAGCCGCCCGCCGCGACGCTCGAGCAGGTCAGCTTCGCTTACCGGGGATCCGATCGTCCCGCGCTTCGCGACATCGATCTGGTGCTCAAGCCCGGTGAGATGGTCGGGATCATGGGCGCGTCCGGTGCAGGCAAATCCACGCTGGTCAAATGCCTGAATCGCCTCGTCCCCAGCTTTGAGGATGGTGACTTTCACGGCGTCCTCAAGCTCGCCGGGCGCGAAGTCGGCGACGCCCGGGTTTGCGAACTTGCGCCGATGGTCGGGATGGTCTTTCAGGATTTCGAGGCGCAACTCTTCTCGACGAACGCCGGGTTCGAGGTCGCCTTCGCGATGCAGCAGATCGGGATGGCGCGCGACGAGATTCTCGCCCGCATCGCGCCCGCGCTCGCCGCGGTCGGCTTGGCCGGCTTCGACGCGCGCGATCCGACCTCGCTCTCGGGCGGCGAAAAGCAGCGGCTCGCGATCGCCGCCGTGCTCGCGCTGCGCCCGCAGGTGATCATCTTTGATGAACCGACCAGCGATCTCGATCCCGAAGGGCGCGCCGAAGTGCTCGCCCTGATCCATCGCCTGCGCAGCGACGGTCTGAGCCTGATCGTGATCGAGCACGAAGCCGAGGAGCTGCGCGCCTGCGATCGCATCATTATGATGCGCGATGGTGCGATTATTGTGCAGGATTCGCCCGCCGCGGTTCTGACGCGGCTCGATCTGCTCGAAGCCTGCGGCGTCCATCCGCCGGATCTGAATCGCGCGCTGGCGCTGCTGGGAATTGCCGAACACGCCGACAGCGTCGAGGCGGCCGAGCGTCTCGTTCGACAGCGTCTCAGCATGAAAGACGGTCTCGCCCCAGCGCCTGACCGCGACTCGCCTGTGGCGCCGACGCCCGCGCAGTCAGCCGTGACGACGCCACTCGCTGAGGTCCGCGCCTTGAGCTTCGCCTACGCGAACAAGCGGCCGGTAATCGACTCGATCAACCTCAAGATCGCGCCCGGCGAGTTTATCGCGATCGTCGGACAGAACGGCTCGGGCAAAACTACGCTCGCCAAGCATCTGGTCGGGTTGCTCAAGCCCGCCAGCGGGGTCGTCCTGCTCGCGGGCCGCGACCGCGCCGCGATGCGTCCCGTCGAAAGCGCTCCGCTCGCCGGTTATGTCTTTCAGAATCCCGACCATCAACTCTTCGCCGCGACCGTCGAAGACGAGGTCGCCTTCGGCCCGCGCAACTTCGGCCTTGACGCCGCCGAGGTCGAACAGCGCGTCACCGAGGTGCTGCGCGCCGTCAACCTCGAAGATGCGCGCGCGCGCGACCCGTTCCTGCTCGGCAAGGGTGAGCGGCAGCGGCTCGCGGTGGCCAGCGTGCTCGCATTGCGCCCGCGCATTCTGATTCTCGACGAGCCGACGACCGGACTCGATTATCGCGAGCAGCGTCGCATGATGGGTCTGATCGCAGATCTGAATCGCGCCGGGATCGCGATCGTAATTATCACGCACACCCCTTGGCTGGTCGCCGAGTATGCCCACCGCGTCGTCCTGCTGCGTCAGGGCCGGATGCTGTTCGACGGTCCGGTGCGTGAGTTTTTTGCGCAGGATGCGCTGCTGCGCGAATCCTCGTTTCGCCCGCCCGAAATCACCAGCCTCGCCCGCCGCTTCGGTTTCACCGCTCTCAGCGTCGAGGAATTCGTCGCCATTGTCCGCGCTCGTAGTGCGGCAGAGTAG